In Leptospira saintgironsiae, one genomic interval encodes:
- a CDS encoding site-2 protease family protein has product MNRSSYGWNVLLFVLTFFTLTFQDDIFRLPYLNFATIFEIFRIRIPYSFSLLGILFCHEMGHYLAARYYGIKATLPYFLPVPFSPVGTMGAVIRIKEPIRNKIQLFDIGIWGPAMSLVLSIPCIVIGLYNSQLVSLAERTAILQAHPGLMDIHFGDSLFTYMLSQKILGPFDPSLFTVEYNPLAFAGWVGLLITALNLLPFGQLDGGHVVYSLVGESYRKWIYYLFSAFLFLSLWNYSWILWGLLIYYFIRVEHPFVPDASYSIGKFRKIFGWGMLLSFLLIFPISPITVVSSSGAKSSLGEDLWNILLEVFSK; this is encoded by the coding sequence TTGAACAGATCGTCTTACGGATGGAACGTACTTCTTTTCGTTCTGACTTTTTTTACCTTAACCTTTCAGGATGATATATTCAGGCTTCCTTATCTAAACTTCGCAACAATCTTTGAGATCTTTCGGATCAGAATTCCTTATTCATTCTCTCTTCTTGGAATTCTTTTTTGCCATGAGATGGGACATTACTTAGCTGCTAGATATTATGGGATCAAAGCAACTCTTCCTTATTTTTTACCCGTTCCGTTTTCTCCTGTAGGCACGATGGGTGCGGTGATCCGCATAAAAGAGCCAATCAGAAATAAAATCCAATTATTCGATATTGGGATTTGGGGACCTGCAATGAGTCTGGTACTTTCTATTCCTTGTATCGTGATTGGATTATATAATTCTCAATTAGTTTCTCTCGCGGAAAGAACTGCAATACTACAAGCTCATCCTGGTCTCATGGACATTCATTTTGGTGATAGTCTTTTTACTTATATGTTGTCTCAGAAAATTTTAGGTCCTTTTGATCCTTCACTATTTACAGTGGAATACAATCCTCTGGCATTTGCCGGATGGGTAGGATTACTAATTACAGCATTAAATCTTTTGCCTTTTGGTCAATTAGATGGAGGTCATGTTGTTTATTCATTAGTAGGAGAAAGTTATAGAAAGTGGATCTACTATTTGTTTTCCGCATTTCTTTTTCTTTCTCTTTGGAATTATTCGTGGATCTTATGGGGATTACTCATCTATTACTTTATCAGAGTAGAACATCCTTTTGTCCCGGATGCTTCTTATTCAATTGGCAAATTTAGAAAGATATTTGGTTGGGGTATGTTATTATCCTTCCTACTTATTTTTCCTATCTCTCCGATCACTGTTGTATCCTCTTCTGGAGCCAAGAGCAGTTTAGGAGAAGATCTCTGGAATATTCTACTCGAAGTATTTTCAAAATGA
- the cysE gene encoding serine O-acetyltransferase yields the protein MFENIKAIKKNDPAAKSYLEVILCYPGLHALWFHSLAHFLYQIKVPLFPRIINTFARFLTGIDIHPGAKIEPGIFIDHGQGVVIGETAEVAKGCLILQGVTLGGTGKESGKRHPTLKENVVVGAGAKILGNIIIENNVRIGAGSVVLRDVPADCTVVGVPGKVVRSKVDFGKEGERMLDHGELPDPVARVFSILVEKIDTLQKEVNELYAKSNIKEKKSATKNEDDELNEFIHGGGI from the coding sequence TTGTTCGAAAACATCAAAGCAATTAAAAAAAACGATCCGGCAGCCAAGTCCTATTTGGAAGTTATTCTGTGTTATCCGGGTTTACATGCGCTTTGGTTCCATTCCCTGGCCCACTTTTTATATCAGATCAAAGTTCCACTCTTTCCTAGGATTATCAATACATTCGCTCGATTTTTGACTGGGATAGACATTCACCCGGGAGCAAAAATTGAACCAGGGATCTTTATAGACCATGGCCAAGGTGTTGTTATAGGAGAAACCGCTGAAGTAGCAAAAGGATGTTTGATCCTACAAGGTGTGACCTTGGGTGGAACAGGTAAAGAAAGCGGCAAAAGACATCCCACCTTAAAAGAGAATGTAGTAGTTGGTGCAGGAGCAAAAATTTTAGGAAACATTATTATCGAAAATAATGTTAGGATCGGTGCAGGTTCCGTAGTACTTAGAGATGTTCCTGCAGATTGTACGGTTGTAGGTGTTCCAGGAAAAGTGGTCCGTTCCAAAGTAGATTTTGGAAAAGAAGGAGAAAGAATGCTGGATCATGGAGAACTTCCGGATCCTGTCGCAAGAGTTTTCTCTATTCTAGTCGAAAAGATAGATACCCTACAAAAAGAAGTGAACGAACTCTACGCAAAATCCAATATCAAAGAGAAAAAATCTGCCACCAAAAACGAAGACGATGAACTAAACGAGTTCATCCACGGTGGCGGGATCTAA
- the mpl36 gene encoding RlpA family plasminogen-binding lipoprotein MPL36, which produces MKQIAAIFALITVTACASSETRRSISASGDPSEIFFEKEIVPMDQESKRDLVLAKNSSASRGLDDLLADNKPVKATTPSRQQSGSNGDFDEVGYSSWYGPKFHGKPTASGEIFDKTKLTAAHPSLPLGSVVRVKNLENDKEVLVKVNDRGPFVKDRIIDLSEKAAENLEFKDVGIARVGLTVVSKGGAAGESEDMEGLEDEEALLKENKPERLTPKKAVTPAPLVKGAPKGQTVQVGVFRNSRLAEDYRKNLSAEYGEKVYLFERDGMFVLQMGDFMDRTKADLLKSKLKEDGVDCFIPKK; this is translated from the coding sequence ATGAAACAGATAGCCGCTATCTTCGCATTGATAACTGTTACCGCTTGCGCTTCTTCAGAAACGAGAAGAAGTATCAGCGCGTCGGGAGATCCTTCCGAAATATTTTTTGAAAAAGAAATCGTTCCTATGGACCAAGAGTCCAAAAGAGATTTGGTTCTGGCTAAGAACTCTTCCGCTTCCAGAGGATTGGATGATCTTCTTGCGGATAATAAACCAGTAAAAGCCACTACTCCTTCCAGACAACAATCAGGATCCAATGGAGACTTCGACGAGGTCGGATACTCTTCTTGGTATGGTCCTAAATTTCACGGTAAGCCAACAGCTAGTGGAGAAATTTTCGATAAAACAAAACTGACTGCTGCTCACCCAAGCCTTCCTTTAGGTTCAGTGGTTCGAGTTAAAAATCTGGAAAACGATAAAGAAGTTTTAGTAAAAGTAAATGACCGTGGACCTTTCGTAAAAGATAGGATCATCGATCTTTCTGAAAAAGCAGCGGAGAACTTGGAATTCAAAGATGTAGGAATTGCAAGAGTTGGCCTCACTGTAGTTAGCAAAGGTGGCGCGGCTGGAGAGTCAGAAGACATGGAAGGTTTAGAAGACGAAGAAGCTCTTCTAAAAGAGAACAAACCAGAAAGACTTACTCCTAAAAAAGCTGTAACTCCTGCTCCATTAGTGAAGGGAGCTCCCAAAGGACAAACAGTCCAAGTTGGAGTTTTCAGAAACAGCAGACTTGCAGAAGACTACAGAAAAAATCTTTCTGCTGAATATGGTGAGAAAGTATATCTTTTCGAAAGAGATGGTATGTTCGTTCTTCAGATGGGCGATTTTATGGATCGCACAAAAGCGGACCTTCTAAAATCCAAATTGAAAGAAGACGGAGTGGATTGTTTTATCCCTAAAAAATAA